From Carassius auratus strain Wakin unplaced genomic scaffold, ASM336829v1 scaf_tig00014789, whole genome shotgun sequence:
TTGGTAACTTCAAGCTTTTATAGTGACTATGCCCACCCTGGGAATTGCACCCAAGAAAATACTCAAAGATTATAGGTCCAATGATGCAATGAGAATACAGAGATGTGCTTTCAACCAAattaaaaaacactataaaaaaaaacaaaaaaacaaatacatgtaCCTTAAAGAAACATCTTCATGAAATGTCAAATTGTTTTATAGAAATGGTAGTAGAAGTTCACCAGTTACAAAGAACATTCTACTACACATTCAATACATAAAAAACTAACAGGGTGATTAGCAAATTAGAATGTTGCCCTGCTGTCAAACGTGACATCCGTAGTGATGGGGCTCGAGTCACATCATAAGAACTTGGAACAGGATGGTCAGGCAGACCAGTAGAAGAGATTGAAGGTATTGATCCCTGAACCTCTGGGTTAACTGTGGACTGAGTTAACTGTGGACAGCAGTGGGATCTCTGTGGATACTGGAAGATTACCAGAGGCAACATGTCTCACCCGGGCAAATCTAGTACCAGAACCATCTGCACTGGGAGAAATTAAGAACAGGTCATCATTAAAATATTCTTTGCTGAGGTCTTCTTACATGGCTTGGCTGTTGGTGGCAAACTACCCTGTGAGATGACCCGAGATTGGCCGCATTTGGGCCTACAACATGGTCTGATATACATGTCGAATCTTCCCATGGTCATTCACAGGTGCCATTGTATACACAACACCTCTGTCTTTAGGTGCCTTAAGTATCTGATACACATCAGAGTGCCAATGATCTTGAATTTATGATGTCCTTTTACTACAAAATTTCGCAGATACACATGCTGGCCTTCATATAACGGATCTTCCTACACCCTCTGATCATGATATTACTTAGGTTGAGAGGCAGCACTACTCAGTCTCTATCTAGCCCCTTCAAAGGCCACCTGAATTAGGGTCTGGTGCTTTCGAATCCAGTCATGAAAAGTGCCAGCCTCAGACTCCTGCACCCCACCCAACAAAATGTCTGTTGGTTACTGGAAACTTGGCTGAACATAAGAAAGTGTGGAGATTCCCCAGTTGACTTATGTGGAGTAGTATTACTCCCACACTCTTGACACCATCGCTTCAACTCCGCAGTCATTCCAGaccaaaaaaaaatgctggcagACAAGTTCATTTGTACGCTTCACCCCCCTGATGTCCATGATCTTGGTGTAACTGAATGATGCTTCAAAGAGACTGGCAGAACTACTTGAAAGACCTCCTCACCACCATTAGGTCGAAAATTCAGACGATGCAATATGCCATTCTCCACCAGACAATTCCAATGCTGCAACAAAGCCCAAATCTAGATGGATAACGGTTGATGCGTCGACAAACTAGGGTGCCTCTTCTGCCTCAGAAGGGTTAAAACACGTTGAATATCAGGTTCAGCCCACTGCAGAGTACACATATCAGAAGCAGAATGATAAGGTAAAACAAAAATGGCAGCTTGAGTGATGTTAGGCCACAGCCTGCTGCAAGGGCTCTGGAACAGGAGAGGTAGTAAAATCAACACACAACAGCCTGCATACCAACAACTTTCAATGAGCCTCACTGAGGAATTAACAGGCACAGCTGCAACAACATATTgccaatataaaaacaaaaaaacaaacattactaTGTTAGGCTAAAACACACAATACACGCATAATCAACCATCACTTACTtcctactttttttcttttttttttttttttttgatgtccaGCAACAAATGCACATTCTGCTGGTAGATGCGTAGGCTAAGCATATCGCGGTCAAAAAGCCTGTCACGTAATTGGAATCTGTCTCTCATGACAGTGTGGTCAGGATGTGGTTTGTAAGCGAGAGATGGTAAAGAAATGTAGAAACTGAAATAGAGGGAAGGCGTTCATGAATTTGTCAGAGCTAATGTGGGGGAGATTTTACTGTTTGTTTGACTAGAATTTTATATAATGATTTCTTACATGATCTGTTATATTAAGAGCAAATTAAGCAATATCTTTTATGCAATGACTTTCAAAGTGAGTACTGTTTTATTATTCCAGTTGTTACTGTCATAAAAGTATTTTAGAGAACTAAAAAGAGGAACAATAACTGTCATTGTCAGAGATCAAGTCTGCAGGAAGCACTTTGACCATCAAAACCATCTAGAGAGCATTACTGAATCATCCGAGTGAAATAAAAGCTGCCTGGTATCAGATAGCTAATGCATTACGGGAAAGACAagggagaaaaagaaagacaaagatgCTGCAAGATCTACATTATTATCATGATAAAACACAAATGATAGGTTGTTGTATATCTGGGCAGAGTAATGAAAAAAACACAAGACTTGACCTATAACTATAGAGAGTTAAAATAGTCAAGCatcaacagaaaacatacacaaacaaactaaaagctaAGCAGTTGGTGCAATTAGCCCACAAAACGCTGAAGCTGAAGTAAGCAGTCCGGAGATAAACAGTGGtttataatttactgtaaatagtTTCCAAGGATAAGCCTACAAAAAcagctaaatacattttttattattattatttataccagTAAGTGATGTTCTCTGACATTTGTCCAGCAATAATGTGGAAACAACATGAATCTCACCACTGCTTTACCCAGGATGGTTGAGGTCTCTGAACTGTTATAACAATTATAACAGTTGAACAGTTGAACAGGAGTTCAACCAaaacaatgacatcattttcatgttGCTGACATGAATTAACTGTGCTCAAGCTCAATTTGCttgagaatattttattttataatcaaatttcTGACATTACATTACAGCTTTTTAACAGAAGATGTAATTATGTTATTTCTCCAGGGCTGAATATTTCAGATGGAGTTTGAATATCCCAGATCCTCTTATTTGTGTCATctcattttaaaatctttccCACACCCCTGATCTGGATCTAAAGTTCCTTACCAACAGAAAActttataaacataatataagaAACGattttgcatagtttttttttttttttccctgcagTGGATTTTCAGAAGGCCTGTGAGTGGAATAAACACGAGGGTCTTCATGCTCTGTGACACAGTGACATCTCTGAGTTTCTGAGTCAGAGCGAGATCTGCTGTGGTCTGGTTTATTTAGGCCATACGTCTACATGTTCACTGAACcgatgtggttttgttttgttttgtttttgggtaAATAGCCAGCCAGTATATGAGAATTGATCTATTATGGGATGTATGTGGTTGGCATTATGTGCATTTGAGCAGTGGACTGCTTCTGTTCTCAGACTCATATTTGTCACTTGATTTGTCCTCTGCATCATTAGACAACATTACTTAATgttgaagttatttatttatttagaaatgtcttTTCTGCAACTTTGCTGACTTTCAGCTTTGCTAATGGTTTGCACTAAACCTTATGTCTAAATACAATTGTCTGCTTTATGACCAATTGCTTTTGAAGTTCatcacttgttagtctctttggATGAAAGTATAAAACGTGTTAACTGACCGGAATAGTAATTGAAGATTTTTAGGTCAGTTGTATCAGTAACTTCATGCTACATGCAAAATATATGTATGATGTTAAATATTCATTACATGCTCAGATCTCCAAACAAATTGTTTGCATTGTATTTTTATGTTCTGTGCTATAAGCATGTTCTATCTCCATATTTGCATAACCCATGAATGATATTCACACATCACTGTGACATTTGTTGAACACAGATTTAACAGGTTTCTGCATTTGTATGTGATGCTCTACAGGAAATAGTGGCCAACCAGAACCAAAGTGtcaaaaaaaatctatagaaaGTGCGAACACAGGCAGTCATTGagaaaagtaaattaatttcatttgccaTATTTTGGTCTcgtttagagaaaaaaaaaagtgcatctaGTGTCCCAAGCCCCTAACACCGCTCTCAGGGGGTGGAGCATAACCAAACGTGGTATCCATTCCAAATCCATCCATTTATTCGGTTTATTATCCTGTTTCCTTGTATTTGTCCATTGAATTTGTAAAGAATGTTTACTGCAGTAAAGTCATAATTTAGATTAATAACGTATTATAGTGATTAGAGTATATAGGATATGTATGATTATAATAGACTGTTGACATCTACAAAGACTGAATATAATGAAGATACTCTCTCAGTCAACACATGTAATCAAAATCAGTATATGGTGAAGTAGTTCTAGATTAAAAACAAGTAACTTAATGAATTCACGAAAGATTAATAAACTCTAAGCACTGTGCGATAGCGTcataacccccccacccccacccttcCTTTGTTTGAGCAGACTTCTGCTTGTGCAACTGTCGTTTTTAACGTACGTTATCCACGGAGCTATGAGGAATTTAATTATCAGAAATCTGTCGGACATAATTTGAATAATATGCATTCAGATGCTGCTTTCATCTGTTTATGGATTCTTATCACAAATGGTAAGCTGGATTGCGTTTCATGTTGGGCGATCTTGACCCGCAAATATGTACCTAATGTAAATACATTATGCCTATGCAAATAATCTTATATATGAATGCGTGTAAGATTACACATACGCGCGCGGGTATGTAACCTACCGTTATATTCAAATTTTGATAATAGTTTAAAACCCTCCTTTTATCCTTGTttgtttatgacaaatatttttcctttgtttgaatgtgttttagGTGTGTTTGATGTTAAAACAGATGAAGTGAAGTCCAGTGTCCAAGTACCAGTGACTGAAGGAGATTCTGTCTCTCTAAACACTGATGTTAAAATACAGAGAGATGATATGATACGGTGGACGTTTGGACCTCAAAACACTCGAATAGCTGAAATCATTAAAAGAGACCAAATAAACTTTATATTTGTCAGTAATGATGAGATATTCAGAGACAAACTCCAgatggacaatcaaactggatctctgaccatcagaaacatcagatctgaacactctggactttatgagCTGACTGTCATCAGTGGAAAAACCTCACTGAAGAGCTTCAGTGTTACTGTGTACGGTGAGTAAACTGTCACTAATGCTAGATTTGATCATTAATGTTTAATTCTGAACtctagtatttttatataaaagtttcTAAATGTTAATTCAAATGCCAGAAGCTATGAAATGTAATGACAATAATATAATGACAAACCAAAAGTTTTGAGATAATTCAGCTGCTTAAATGATCAATCAGTGTCTTGGAGTAGATACTGTACAAGCATTAATTTCATTCTCAGCCTTGCAATTaaaattttggtttattttgattAGACTTGCAAGAAAACATCTCCATCATGTTATTTTTGTAGTTGTTTATTGATAATACTGAGATAAACACTTTCTTTTACTTGTTCTTTGTATATTATTTTCCAGCTTCTCTTCCCATTCCTGTCATCACCAGAGACACTTCAAACTGTTCTtcgtcatcatcaccatcatcatcatcatctaaacGTTCATCAGTGTCCAGgtgttcactgttgtgttcagttgtgaatgtgagtgctgtgactctctcctggtacaaaggaaacagtttattgtccagcatcagtgtgtctgatctcagcatcagtctctctctacctctggaggtggaatatcaggagaacaacacctacagctgtgtgatcaacaatcccatcacaaaccagactcaacacaacatcaacatcactcaactctgtcagccATGTGAAGGTACATCAGCTATGATTAATCTCATCACCTGTACTGATATAAATATGTGACCTATGCTGGCTAAATTAGTCACAATGAAcaaattttcaatttcaattttacaTTCTCCATTAAAAGACCttctgaaaaactgaaaaaaataattaaaaaaaaactgatgaagtTCTGAAACAAAATCGTCTAGCAACATTATTTCCCccatttctttttcaataatcaTTACTAGATTAATACTCAAAATATAGCTATTTTTATCTTTGTTGTTATAAgaaccaatgaaaaaaaaatattgagtttCTTAAGTTGTGATTTTCA
This genomic window contains:
- the LOC113074469 gene encoding natural killer cell receptor 2B4-like, whose translation is MHSDAAFICLWILITNGVFDVKTDEVKSSVQVPVTEGDSVSLNTDVKIQRDDMIRWTFGPQNTRIAEIIKRDQINFIFVSNDEIFRDKLQMDNQTGSLTIRNIRSEHSGLYELTVISGKTSLKSFSVTVYASLPIPVITRDTSNCSSSSSPSSSSSKRSSVSRCSLLCSVVNVSAVTLSWYKGNSLLSSISVSDLSISLSLPLEVEYQENNTYSCVINNPITNQTQHNINITQLCQPCEDLLKN